From Ischnura elegans chromosome 13 unlocalized genomic scaffold, ioIscEleg1.1 SUPER_13_unloc_1, whole genome shotgun sequence, a single genomic window includes:
- the LOC124172573 gene encoding uncharacterized protein LOC124172573 has translation MLCHVQVENKESQREENNKMLHGTTPDGIESDAIDPLATDDLCHVKVDNKESQKEENNEMLLGRAPDGIESDAIDPLAMDDLFHVKEESIDPLREENGEVLHGTAPDGIKSDAIDPLAIDDLSGTGIYTSSSVKMDKSGDDEEEYDCTHMASNDLMPHASADQV, from the exons ATGTTG TGTCATGTACAAGTGGAGAATAAAGAATCTCAAAGAGAAGAGAATAATAAAATGCTTCATGGAACAACTCCGGATGGAATTGAAAGTGATGCAATAGACCCTTTGGCAACTGATGACTTG TGCCATGTAAAAGTGGACAATAAAGAATCTCAAAAAGAAGAGAATAATGAAATGCTGCTTGGAAGAGCTCCAGATGGAATTGAAAGTGATGCCATAGACCCATTGGCAATGGATGACTTG tttcatgtaAAAGAGGAGAGCATAGACCCCCTAAGAGAAGAGAATGGTGAAGTGCTGCAtgggacagctcccgatggaatTAAAAGTGATGCTATAGACCCATTGGCAATTGATGACTTG AGTGGCACGGGAATATACACATCCTCTTCAGTAAAAATGGATAAGAGCGGTGATGATGAAGAAGAATATGATTGTACTCATATGGCCAGTAATGACCTGATGCCACATGCCTCTGCTGATCAGGTGTGA